TGACCTCCGTTCATATCGTCTAATGTATCAAGCATAACATGTTAATTCTTTTTTAGCAATTGCTTCATAGGCTTATATGTTAATAAAAAACAACAATAAGTTGTTTCAAAAATAAAATTCAATATATTAAGATATTAGGTTTACGGATGACTTGCCATGTGTTATAGTATGTTTATAAGAGACATAACATGTTAAGTAGGGCGACCTACTTTTTAGGAGGGAAATGAGTGGAAAATATTGTATTGATCAGTCATGGCGGCATGGCAGAAGGGGTCAAAGTCAGTCTGGAAATGATCGTCGGGAAGCAAGAGAACGTGCATACCGTTTCATTAAGACCAGATGGGGACAATCTCCAGTTTGAAAAAGAGCTAAATGATAAAATGAAAGCCCTTAACGGATCGACGTTGATCATTGCAGACTTGTTAGGAGGAACACCATGTAATGTTGCAGTAAAAAATTATTTGAATGTCGAAGGTGTTGAGATCATTGCTGGCATGACTCTTTCAATTGTGATCGAAGCAGTTGTCAATCAGAAAGCAACGATCAAAGAGTTAGTTTGTTTGTCTAGAGAAAATATTGTTGATGTGAAAGCTGGTATGAATCAGGCTGAAAAAGAAATCACTGAAGATAGTAAGGAAAAAGAATTGAGCAACTTTAGTCAATATGCTGGAAAAGAAAATATCGTCAATACACGTATCGATGAACGATTGATCCATGGTCAAGTTGCGGGGATCTGGTCAACAAGCTTAAGCACCCAACGCATCATTGTCGCAAATGATGAAGCAGCTTCTGATCCGCTACAAAAATCTTCTTTAAGAATGGCGGCACCAACATCAATGCGTCTATCAGTTCTTCCTGTTGAAGCGGCAGCTGAAAATATTCGTGCAGGGAAATATGGAAAGCAGCGTCTATTTTTATTATTTAAAAATCCGAAAGATGTTTTACGTTTTATTGAAGCAAATGGTCCGATCAAAACTGTCAATGTTGGGAACATGAGTTATAAAGAAGGCGCACGTGAAGTGACGAAGAGTATTCAAGTTTTACCAGAAGAAGAAACGATTTTTGAAACCATTGCTTCAAAAGGAGTAAATGTAACCGCTCAACTTGTACCGAATGATCCATCGATCGATTTTATGAAGAAATTACGAGGGTAAATTTTAAAGGAAGTATTGAGTGTTTATTGCCAAATCAATCCTAGGAAAATAGATAAATTGCCAGTGAAGCAAAAAGTGTTTCAATGCTAATTTTCTACAGGATTAAGCGATTTGTTTCACTTTTAAAATTAGGAGGAATTTTCATGCATTTAGCAGCGTATCAAATTATTCTTATTACCGTTTATGCTTTTATTGCAATCAATGATTCACTTATTTCAAATACGTTGACACAGCCGGCGATTGCCGGAATGATTTCCGGGATGATCATGGGCGATCTAAAAACTGGTTTGATGGTCGGAGGAACGCTTCAATTGATGCGTTTAGGAATCGCCGCATTTGGCGGGGCTTCTGTTCCGGATTATTTTACAGGCGCCGTGTTAGGGACAGCCTTTGCAGTGATTTCCGGTAAAGGTGCTGAATATGGTATCGGTTTAGCCGTTCCAGTATCCTTATTGATGCTTCAATTAGACGTTGTCGCTCGTTTCTGTAATGTGTTTCTTTTACACCGAGTAGACAAAGCTATCGACAATATGCAGGTCAAACGGATTCCGCGTTTAGTGTTATCTGGTTCATTTTTATGGGGATTATCTCGTGCGATCCCAATTTTACTAATGTTATTAGCAGGTGATGCTGTGGTAACGACGATCACTGAAAATATGCCGGAATGGCTGATGACAGGATTGAAAACAGCTGGGGGCGTACTTCCAGTCGTCGGTGTCGGGATCTTACTGCGTTATCTGCCAACCAAGCAATATATTCCTTATTTACTATTAGGCTTCTTTTTAGCTGCATATCTGCAAGTGCCAATGTTGGGTGTATCGATCGTAGGGATGGTCGCTGCGATGTTAGTCTTTAAGCGCGATGGTGAAAAAGGAACAGCAGTAGCTTCTGGTACGAGTGATTTTGAAGGAGGATATGATGGCGATGAGTAATCAAAAACTGACAAAAAAAGAATTGAATGCAATCAGCTGGCGTTATATTTTAGCGAGTCAATTAAACTGGAACTATGAGCGAATGATGAGCTCAGGGTATCTATATGGGATCTTACCTGTATTGAAAAAATTCTACGGACACGATGAAACGCAATTACAAGATATGATGCGCACCCACAACCAATTTTTCAATACGAATGCTATTTTTGGAAATTTGATCATGGGGATCGATGTGGCGATCGAAGAACAAGATGGACATAAAGCCAAAGAAACGATCGTCGCACTAAAAACAGCCTTGATGGGTTCACTTGCCGGCGTGGGTGATTCATTATTCCATGTCATTTGGGGAACGATTTTTGGTTCGGTAGCAGGAACACTCGCTCAAAATGGTTCAGTTGTTGGCTGTGTGATCTGGATCATCGCAAACATTGCTCTTTTATTCGGTCGTGCGGCATTATTGCCACTTGGTTATAAACAAGGGGTCAAATTAGTCACAACACTGAAAGATAAATTATCCGCTTTTACCAATGCAGCAACAGTTTTAGGGGTGACAGTGATTGGTGCCTTGATCCCATCAGTGATCAAAGCGACCGTTCCATTCGTCTATAAAAAAGATGGCGTGGAATTAGTGATCCAAGATACGTTGGATGCGATTTTACCTTCATTGGTACCGATTTTGTTAGTGCTTTTGACGTACTGGATGTTGGGACAAAAGAAATTGAATTCTACTCGAGTGATCTGGATCATCTTGATTTTATCGATCGTATTGAGTGCATTAGGGATTTTAGGCTAAGAAATTGATTGAAACAGGTGAGAAAATGAAACGCGTAGAGATTCTATCACGTTTAGAAAAAACAGGGGTTGTCGCAGTGGTCCGCGGAGCGACAAAAGAAGAAGCCGTCAAAGCAAGTCATGCCATCGTAGCAGGTGGTCTGACTGGTATTGAATTGACTTTTACAGTTCCTCAGGCGGATGAAGCGCTCAAAGAATTAACGAGCTATTATCAGAATCGTTCAGAAATCGTGATCGGTGCGGGAACCGTCTTAGATGCAGTTACCGCCCGTCTAGCGATCATGGCAGGAGCGGAGTATATCGTCAGTCCAAGCTTTGATCGGGAAACGGCAGAATTATGTAATTTATACCAAGTTCCTTATTTACCTGGATGCATGACAATCACAGAAGTGCAGGAAGCATTGAAAAGTGGCGCAGATATCGTCAAATTATTTCCTGGAAGCGCCTATGGGCCAAGTATCATTTCTGCATTCAAAGCTCCGGTGCCTCAAGTCAGTCTCATGCCGACAGGCGGGGTGAGCTTAGCAAATATGGCTGAGTGGTTTAAAGCTGGAGCCGTGACAGTTGGTGTGGGTGGCGACTTGCTTGCACCAGCAAGCTCAGGTGATTTTGACCAAGTGACAGCAACGGCGAAGCAATATGCCGCAAAATTAAAAGAAATTAAGGGATGATCAGATGGGAAAAGTCGTTACCTTAGGAGAGATCATGCTGCGTTTTTCGACGCAAACTGGTCACCGTTTGACTCAAAGTGAACAGCTGCAGGCACATTATGGCGGAGCGGAAGCAAATGTCGGAATCTCTTTGGCAAATTTTGGCCATGAGGTCGTATTTGCCAGTAAAGTGCCCGACAACGGTTTAGGAGAGGCTGTCCGCAAACACCTGCAGCGTTATCGTGTGAATACAGATTTCTTGCTGACAGGCGGTAATCGGCTGGGTACGTACTATCTGGAAACGGGAATCGGTGAGCGGGCAGCGGCGGTCATTTATGATCGGACTGGTTCAAGTTTTGCTGAAATGGACACACTTGAGTGGGACCTGTCTGAATTATTTCATGAGGTAGATCTCTTCCACCTTTCAGGGATCACTCCGGCGTTGTCTCCTAAATGGCAGACACTTACGTTGGATTTAGTGAAGCAGGCAAGAAAAGCGGGGTGTAAAATCAGTTTTGATGTGAACTATCGCGGAAAATTATGGAGTCAAGCACAAGCTGGGCATTTTCTGAAACAGATTTTGTCTTATGTCGATTATTGTTCAGCTGGAATCTTAGATGCCGTTCATTTACTGGGAATCACCGCAACGCCAACCGCGGATGAAAACAGTACTGCATTTTATTATCAATGTATGAAACAAGTATTTCCGACCATCGAGGTGTTCTATTCAACAAAACGGATAGTCCATTCAGCAAGCGCAAACGATCTGACGGGGACCTTATGGATAGCTGGTCAGTATTATGAATCTGAGCTTCATGAACTTGATCCGATCATCGACCGGGTTGGCGGAGGAGATGCTTTTTCCGGCGGTGTCTTACACGGCTTGTTGGAAAAAATGGAACCACAGGCGATCATTGATTTCGCCACAGCGGCAGCTGCCTTAAAGCATACGGTTCATGGAGACTGCAATCAATTTACTCAAGCAGAAGTCGAGCAGTTTTTAGCTGCCGGTTCAGGAAAAATAAATCGTTAAAGGGAGTCATGACATGCAACAAATGGAAAATAGATATACACATAGTCCGGAGGATATCCGTCACTATTCAACAGAAGAATTACGTAGAGAATTTTTAGTAGAGAAGGTTTTTGCACCTGGGGAAATCAGCTTGACTTATACACACAATGACCGCATGATCTTCGGCGGAGTGACACCGACCACAGAAGCTTTAGAAATTGTTTTAACCAAGGAATTGGGTGTAGATTATTTCTTAGAACGTAGAGAATTAGGTGTCATCAATATCGGCGGTCCTGGATCGATCACGATCGACGGACAAACAGAGCCGATAAAAAAACAAGATGGTTATTATATTGGGAAAGAAACGAAAGAAGTCATTTTCCGATCAGATGATCCGGCAAATCCAGCGAAGTTTTACGTGAATAGTGTTCCGGCGCATCATAAATATCCGAATGTAAAAATCAGTATCGATCAAATCAAACCGATGGAAACGGGTGAGTCGTTGTCGTTGAATAAACGCAGAATTTATCAGTATATTCATCCAAACGTATGTGAAAGCTGTCAACTACAAATGGGCTATACGGTCTTAGAACCAGGCAGCTCTTGGAATACGATGCCTTGTCATACCCATGAACGCCGGATGGAAGCCTATCTGTATTTTGATTATGCAACGGAAGATACACGCGTTTTCCATATGATGGGCAAACCAGATGAAACCAAGCATTTAGTCGTAGACAATGAACAAGCGATCATTTCACCAAGCTGGTCGATCCATTCAGGCGTCGGCACAGGAGATTATACATTTATTTGGTCGATGTGCGGTGAAAATATTACCTATACAGACATGGACATGGTTCCAATGGACCAATTAAAATAGAAAAGAGGCAATCAGATGACATTCACGATGGAACAATTTCAACTAAATGGAAAAGTTGCTCTAGTGACAGGCGCAGTGCATGGCATCGGCTTTGAAATCGCTAAATCATTAGCTGCAGCCGGAGCAACCATTGTGTTCAATAATTTATCGCAAGAGTCTGTGGAGCAAGCGATGAAACTTTATCAAGAAGCAGGGATCGAAGCAAAGGGGTATGCTTGTGATGTGACCGATGAAGCAGCTGTTCAAAAAACAGTGCAGAAAATCAAAGAAGAGGTTGGTTCGATCGACATCTTAGTCAATAATGCCGGGATCATCAAACGGATTCCGATGATCGATATGTCTGCAGAAGAATTCAGACAAGTCGTTGATGTCGACTTAAATGCGCCGTTTATCATGGCCAAAGCAGTCATCCCTGATATGATCGAAAAAGGTGGCGGTAAGATCATCAATATTTGTTCAATGATGAGTGAGCTTGGTCGTGAAACAGTCAGTGCCTATGCTGCGGCTAAGGGCGGATTGAAAATGCTGACGAAAAATATTGCGTCCGAATACGGTCAGTACAATATCCAATGTAATGGCATTGGTCCAGGCTATATTGCGACACCACAAACGGCACCATTAAGAGAAACACAAGAAAATGGGGAACGTCATCCATTCGATCAGTTTATCGTTGGTAGAACTCCAGCAGCACGCTGGGGCACACCAGAAGATCTTGCTGGACCAGCCGTTTTCTTGGCATCTAATGCCTCTGATTTTGTAAATGGGCATATTCTCTATGTCGACGGCGGAATTTTAGCGTATATTGGCAAACAACCATAGTCAAAAATAAAGAGAGCTAGAGTGTGGGAACAAGTCGTTTTCTTCACTCTTTTTCTCCTTTATAAAATGAAAACGCTTGCTTTTTTGATTTGTTCTTGTAAATAATAATGGGTAGTTGATTAAAATAAAGCAGACATATTGTTTGCTGAGGAGGGTATAAGTAATGAAAATGAGTGGAAGAGTTTTAGTTGCAGCAGGGAGTTTATTGTTATTTTCCAGCGGGATTT
This sequence is a window from Enterococcus wangshanyuanii. Protein-coding genes within it:
- a CDS encoding PTS mannose/fructose/sorbose/N-acetylgalactosamine transporter subunit IIC, translated to MHLAAYQIILITVYAFIAINDSLISNTLTQPAIAGMISGMIMGDLKTGLMVGGTLQLMRLGIAAFGGASVPDYFTGAVLGTAFAVISGKGAEYGIGLAVPVSLLMLQLDVVARFCNVFLLHRVDKAIDNMQVKRIPRLVLSGSFLWGLSRAIPILLMLLAGDAVVTTITENMPEWLMTGLKTAGGVLPVVGVGILLRYLPTKQYIPYLLLGFFLAAYLQVPMLGVSIVGMVAAMLVFKRDGEKGTAVASGTSDFEGGYDGDE
- a CDS encoding PTS system mannose/fructose/sorbose family transporter subunit IID codes for the protein MMAMSNQKLTKKELNAISWRYILASQLNWNYERMMSSGYLYGILPVLKKFYGHDETQLQDMMRTHNQFFNTNAIFGNLIMGIDVAIEEQDGHKAKETIVALKTALMGSLAGVGDSLFHVIWGTIFGSVAGTLAQNGSVVGCVIWIIANIALLFGRAALLPLGYKQGVKLVTTLKDKLSAFTNAATVLGVTVIGALIPSVIKATVPFVYKKDGVELVIQDTLDAILPSLVPILLVLLTYWMLGQKKLNSTRVIWIILILSIVLSALGILG
- a CDS encoding bifunctional 4-hydroxy-2-oxoglutarate aldolase/2-dehydro-3-deoxy-phosphogluconate aldolase; this encodes MKRVEILSRLEKTGVVAVVRGATKEEAVKASHAIVAGGLTGIELTFTVPQADEALKELTSYYQNRSEIVIGAGTVLDAVTARLAIMAGAEYIVSPSFDRETAELCNLYQVPYLPGCMTITEVQEALKSGADIVKLFPGSAYGPSIISAFKAPVPQVSLMPTGGVSLANMAEWFKAGAVTVGVGGDLLAPASSGDFDQVTATAKQYAAKLKEIKG
- a CDS encoding sugar kinase; translation: MGKVVTLGEIMLRFSTQTGHRLTQSEQLQAHYGGAEANVGISLANFGHEVVFASKVPDNGLGEAVRKHLQRYRVNTDFLLTGGNRLGTYYLETGIGERAAAVIYDRTGSSFAEMDTLEWDLSELFHEVDLFHLSGITPALSPKWQTLTLDLVKQARKAGCKISFDVNYRGKLWSQAQAGHFLKQILSYVDYCSAGILDAVHLLGITATPTADENSTAFYYQCMKQVFPTIEVFYSTKRIVHSASANDLTGTLWIAGQYYESELHELDPIIDRVGGGDAFSGGVLHGLLEKMEPQAIIDFATAAAALKHTVHGDCNQFTQAEVEQFLAAGSGKINR
- the kduI gene encoding 5-dehydro-4-deoxy-D-glucuronate isomerase — translated: MQQMENRYTHSPEDIRHYSTEELRREFLVEKVFAPGEISLTYTHNDRMIFGGVTPTTEALEIVLTKELGVDYFLERRELGVINIGGPGSITIDGQTEPIKKQDGYYIGKETKEVIFRSDDPANPAKFYVNSVPAHHKYPNVKISIDQIKPMETGESLSLNKRRIYQYIHPNVCESCQLQMGYTVLEPGSSWNTMPCHTHERRMEAYLYFDYATEDTRVFHMMGKPDETKHLVVDNEQAIISPSWSIHSGVGTGDYTFIWSMCGENITYTDMDMVPMDQLK
- a CDS encoding gluconate 5-dehydrogenase; amino-acid sequence: MTFTMEQFQLNGKVALVTGAVHGIGFEIAKSLAAAGATIVFNNLSQESVEQAMKLYQEAGIEAKGYACDVTDEAAVQKTVQKIKEEVGSIDILVNNAGIIKRIPMIDMSAEEFRQVVDVDLNAPFIMAKAVIPDMIEKGGGKIINICSMMSELGRETVSAYAAAKGGLKMLTKNIASEYGQYNIQCNGIGPGYIATPQTAPLRETQENGERHPFDQFIVGRTPAARWGTPEDLAGPAVFLASNASDFVNGHILYVDGGILAYIGKQP